A stretch of the Clostridium fungisolvens genome encodes the following:
- the tkt gene encoding transketolase, whose amino-acid sequence MSKNIDNLTVDSIRLLSAEAVQKANSGHPGLPMGAAPMAYAIFDKVMKHSPKNPKWFDRDRFVLSAGHGSMLLYSLLHLYGYGLTVDDLKNFRQKDSKTPGHPEYGHTVGVEITTGPLGQGQVNAVGMAMAESYLAKKFNRPGYEIVNHYTYALSGDGDMMEGITGEGASLAATLGLGKLVVLYDSNKISIEGDTDIAFREDVGARYAAYGWQVLTVEDGNDVAAITKALEEAKKETEKPSLVIVKTVIGYGSPKAGTSSVHGEPLGVENIKKAKEFLGWSYEEEFHVPQEVREHLSETIERGTKAEEQWNKLFESYKKEYPELASEWELWNSGEVKADLLSNEEYWVFEGKLATRVSSEKVINRLMDLVPNLIGGSADLAPSTKTYMKGKGDFSKEDRSGRNLHFGVREHAMAAIANGIAVHGGLVPYVSTFFVFSDYMKASMRLSALMKIPVVYVLTHDSIGVGEDGPTHEPIEQLAMLRSIPNMHVFRPADSKETAAAWLHALKRKDGPTSIVLSRQNLPLYNETSPEALKGAYILKDSEKEVPDMLLMATGSEVELIYEAQSKLKEEGIDARVISIPSLEVFEAQGAEYKEKLMPKAVRKRVAVEAASSFGWHKYVGLDGKVVSIDTFGASAPGDILFKEFGFTVDNVIKTAKEL is encoded by the coding sequence ATGAGTAAAAATATTGACAATTTAACCGTAGACTCTATAAGATTACTTTCAGCAGAAGCTGTACAAAAAGCTAATTCAGGTCATCCTGGATTGCCAATGGGAGCAGCTCCAATGGCTTATGCCATTTTTGATAAGGTTATGAAACATAGTCCTAAGAACCCTAAATGGTTCGACAGAGACAGATTCGTGCTATCAGCTGGACATGGTTCAATGCTTTTATACTCACTTTTACACTTATATGGATATGGACTTACAGTTGATGATTTAAAGAATTTTAGACAAAAGGATAGCAAGACTCCTGGGCATCCAGAGTATGGTCACACTGTAGGTGTTGAAATAACAACTGGACCTCTAGGTCAAGGTCAGGTTAATGCAGTTGGTATGGCTATGGCTGAAAGCTATTTAGCTAAAAAATTCAATAGACCTGGTTATGAAATAGTTAATCACTACACTTACGCTTTATCTGGTGATGGTGATATGATGGAGGGTATAACTGGTGAAGGAGCTTCGCTAGCTGCTACTTTAGGATTAGGTAAGCTTGTAGTATTATATGACTCAAATAAAATCTCTATAGAAGGAGATACAGATATAGCCTTCAGAGAAGATGTTGGAGCAAGATATGCAGCATATGGATGGCAAGTACTTACAGTAGAAGACGGAAATGATGTTGCTGCAATTACAAAAGCACTAGAAGAAGCTAAAAAGGAAACTGAAAAACCATCTTTAGTTATAGTAAAGACCGTAATAGGATATGGTTCACCTAAAGCAGGAACTTCTTCAGTACATGGAGAACCTCTAGGTGTTGAAAATATTAAAAAAGCTAAGGAATTCTTAGGTTGGAGTTATGAAGAAGAATTTCATGTTCCACAAGAAGTTAGAGAACATTTAAGTGAAACTATAGAAAGAGGAACTAAAGCAGAAGAACAATGGAACAAACTTTTCGAGAGCTATAAAAAGGAATATCCAGAACTTGCTAGTGAGTGGGAGCTTTGGAATAGTGGAGAAGTTAAAGCAGATTTGCTTTCAAATGAAGAATATTGGGTTTTTGAAGGTAAGCTTGCTACACGAGTATCCTCAGAAAAAGTTATAAATAGATTAATGGATTTAGTACCTAATCTAATAGGTGGATCTGCTGACCTTGCACCTTCTACAAAAACTTATATGAAGGGAAAAGGAGATTTCTCAAAGGAAGATAGAAGCGGAAGAAATCTTCACTTTGGAGTAAGAGAACATGCAATGGCAGCTATAGCTAATGGTATAGCAGTTCATGGAGGTCTTGTGCCTTATGTTTCAACCTTCTTTGTATTCAGTGATTATATGAAGGCTTCAATGAGACTATCAGCACTTATGAAGATTCCAGTAGTTTACGTATTAACTCATGACAGTATTGGAGTAGGCGAAGATGGACCGACTCATGAACCAATTGAACAATTAGCAATGCTTAGAAGCATACCTAATATGCATGTATTTAGACCAGCCGATTCAAAGGAAACTGCTGCTGCATGGCTACATGCATTAAAGAGAAAAGATGGTCCTACTTCCATAGTACTATCAAGACAAAATCTTCCTTTATATAATGAAACATCACCAGAAGCTTTAAAGGGTGCTTATATATTAAAGGATAGTGAAAAAGAAGTACCGGATATGCTTCTTATGGCAACTGGTTCAGAGGTTGAGTTAATATACGAAGCTCAGTCAAAGCTTAAGGAAGAAGGAATTGATGCAAGAGTAATTTCAATACCATCTTTAGAAGTTTTTGAAGCTCAAGGAGCAGAATATAAAGAAAAGTTAATGCCAAAGGCAGTGAGAAAGAGAGTTGCAGTTGAAGCAGCATCCTCATTTGGATGGCATAAATATGTTGGATTGGATGGTAAAGTTGTTTCAATTGATACCTTTGGAGCATCAGCACCTGGAGATATACTTTTCAAGGAATTTGGCTTTACAGTAGATAATGTTATTAAAACTGCAAAAGAGCTTTAA
- the fsa gene encoding fructose-6-phosphate aldolase, giving the protein MKLFLDTANVNEIREANEMGVICGVTTNPSLIAKEGRDFNEVIKEITSIVDGPISGEVISLEKDGMVKEGREIAKIHPNMIVKIPMTAEGLKATKVLASEGIKTNVTLIFNPGQALLAARAGATYVSPFLGRLDDITTNPMDLIEAITTIFNVHNIKTEIIAASIRNPTHIIDSAKAGAHIATVPFGVINQMIKHPLTDSGIEKFMNDWKAIFG; this is encoded by the coding sequence ATGAAATTATTTTTAGATACAGCTAATGTTAATGAGATTAGAGAAGCAAATGAGATGGGAGTCATATGTGGTGTAACAACCAATCCAAGCTTGATTGCAAAAGAAGGCAGAGATTTTAACGAAGTTATTAAAGAAATTACTTCAATAGTTGACGGTCCAATAAGTGGGGAAGTAATAAGTCTTGAAAAAGATGGTATGGTTAAAGAAGGAAGAGAAATTGCTAAAATTCATCCAAACATGATTGTTAAGATACCTATGACTGCAGAAGGCTTAAAAGCTACAAAGGTATTAGCAAGCGAAGGAATTAAAACTAATGTAACTTTAATATTTAACCCAGGTCAGGCGTTGCTTGCTGCAAGAGCAGGAGCTACTTATGTAAGTCCTTTCCTTGGAAGACTAGATGATATTACTACAAACCCAATGGACTTAATTGAAGCAATAACTACTATATTTAATGTGCATAATATAAAGACAGAAATAATAGCTGCAAGTATAAGAAATCCTACACATATAATCGATTCTGCGAAAGCAGGAGCTCATATTGCAACAGTACCATTTGGTGTTATAAATCAAATGATTAAGCATCCATTAACAGACAGTGGTATAGAAAAATTCATGAATGACTGGAAAGCTATATTTGGCTAA
- the araD gene encoding L-ribulose-5-phosphate 4-epimerase has protein sequence MLEELKKQVLAANLMLPQYNLVKFTWGNVSGIDREKNLIVIKPSGVPYEELTIDKLVVLDLEGNIVEGDLRPSSDTPTHIELYKRYKDIGGIVHTHSTWATIWAQASKEMPALGTTHADHFYGNIPCTRKLTEAEIEGDYEGNTGKVIIETLGDREVMAIPGVLVSCHAPFTWGKTPKDAVVNSVVLEETCNMAYHTVTLNKEIESLDQYLLDKHYYRKHGSNAYYGQK, from the coding sequence ATGTTAGAAGAGTTAAAAAAACAGGTTTTAGCAGCTAATCTTATGCTTCCACAGTACAACCTTGTTAAATTCACATGGGGCAATGTAAGTGGAATAGATAGAGAAAAGAACTTAATTGTAATTAAACCAAGTGGAGTTCCATATGAGGAGTTAACTATTGACAAATTAGTAGTTCTCGACTTAGAAGGAAACATAGTAGAAGGCGATTTAAGACCTTCATCTGATACCCCAACTCATATAGAACTATATAAAAGATATAAAGATATAGGTGGGATTGTTCATACGCATTCTACATGGGCTACCATTTGGGCACAAGCTTCTAAGGAAATGCCAGCACTTGGTACAACTCATGCAGATCATTTCTATGGTAATATCCCTTGTACTAGAAAACTCACTGAAGCAGAAATAGAAGGAGATTATGAAGGTAATACAGGGAAAGTGATAATAGAAACTTTAGGAGATAGAGAAGTGATGGCCATTCCAGGAGTGCTAGTAAGCTGTCATGCACCTTTTACTTGGGGAAAAACTCCAAAAGATGCAGTAGTAAATTCAGTTGTTCTTGAAGAAACTTGTAACATGGCTTATCATACTGTTACTTTAAATAAAGAAATAGAAAGTTTAGATCAATATTTGTTAGACAAGCACTATTATAGAAAGCATGGAAGTAATGCTTACTACGGTCAAAAATAA